The proteins below are encoded in one region of Kiritimatiellia bacterium:
- a CDS encoding UDP-N-acetylglucosamine pyrophosphorylase has protein sequence MNISNLPQRVCDLLARGVHMPNPASVHVDDSIVPQRIAPDVVIHPGCRLSGGRTSIGPGCKIGAEAPVTLEDSQLGAGVEIRGGYISGAVFLDGASLGSGAHVRPGTLLEEQASGAHAVGLKQTILMPYVTLGSLINFCDVLMAGGTSRKNHGEVGSSFVHFNFTPHQDKATPSLIGDVPRGVFLDQKPIFLGGQGGLVGPSRIGYGCVTPAGTVFRGDAPGEDLLLISPAPPAGARPYQTGVYRGSGRILKNNLIYLGNIRALLAWYRHVRVRFMSGFYTRFCWEGAVAQLASVEQERFKRLEEWVGKLRASAEALRERGDTAEAEVQESIVNRWPRIRERLLTSFDDSRLREAFLQAADGALGTASYIDWAPNLPDTAKAAGRAWLQAIVDATASAAAEP, from the coding sequence ATGAACATTTCGAATCTTCCTCAACGGGTTTGCGATTTGTTGGCGCGGGGCGTTCACATGCCGAATCCGGCGTCTGTTCATGTGGATGACTCCATCGTCCCGCAGCGGATCGCTCCGGATGTGGTTATCCACCCGGGGTGCCGGTTGAGCGGTGGGCGAACGAGCATCGGTCCCGGTTGCAAAATCGGGGCCGAGGCGCCGGTGACGCTGGAGGATTCCCAACTTGGCGCAGGCGTCGAAATACGGGGTGGATACATTTCGGGGGCCGTGTTCCTCGATGGAGCGAGCCTGGGGAGCGGGGCCCATGTCCGCCCCGGCACGCTGCTGGAGGAGCAGGCGAGCGGGGCGCATGCGGTGGGGTTGAAGCAGACGATCCTCATGCCGTATGTGACGTTGGGCAGCCTGATCAATTTCTGCGATGTGCTGATGGCGGGGGGTACGAGCCGAAAAAACCACGGAGAAGTCGGCTCGTCGTTTGTCCATTTCAACTTTACGCCGCATCAGGACAAAGCGACGCCCTCATTGATTGGTGATGTTCCCCGGGGGGTGTTTTTGGATCAAAAACCGATATTTCTTGGCGGGCAGGGCGGTCTGGTCGGCCCGTCGCGGATTGGATACGGGTGTGTGACTCCGGCGGGCACGGTCTTTCGCGGGGATGCGCCTGGGGAGGATCTGCTCTTGATCTCGCCGGCGCCACCCGCCGGCGCCCGGCCCTACCAAACCGGCGTTTATCGCGGGTCCGGACGAATCCTGAAGAACAATCTGATCTATCTGGGGAACATCCGCGCTCTTTTGGCTTGGTATCGTCATGTTCGCGTCCGATTCATGTCGGGTTTTTACACGCGCTTTTGTTGGGAGGGCGCCGTGGCGCAGCTTGCCTCCGTTGAGCAGGAGCGGTTCAAGCGTTTGGAAGAGTGGGTTGGAAAGCTTCGGGCATCGGCCGAGGCGCTCCGGGAACGCGGCGACACGGCCGAGGCCGAGGTTCAGGAGTCGATCGTGAATCGATGGCCTCGGATTCGGGAGCGATTGCTGACCTCCTTTGATGACAGCCGCTTGCGCGAGGCGTTTCTGCAGGCCGCTGATGGGGCGCTGGGCACGGCGTCCTACATCGATTGGGCGCCCAACTTGCCTGACACTGCAAAAGCCGCCGGCAGAGCCTGGTTGCAGGCGATTGTGGATGCAACGGCCTCGGCCGCCGCGGAGCCCTGA